The sequence below is a genomic window from Elusimicrobiales bacterium.
CGCCGGAGATGGCGTTCAAGGCGGTGAAGGATGTTTCGCGCTACGGCGTCCCCGCGCCGAAAGGCGATAATCCCGTCGCGCTTACCAAAGGGACCCGCCCGAATGTGGTGATGATTTTCATGGAAAGCTTCGCCGCCCGGTACACCGGCGCGCTGGGCGCAAAGGAGCCGTATACCCCGGAGTTTGACAGGCTCTCAAAGCGCGGCGTGCTGTTCACCCGGTTTTACGGCAACGGCACGCGCACCTCGCGCGGGCTGGCGGCGGCGCTGAACTCGTTTCCGCCGATGGCGGGGGTCAACATCTCCAAGAAAGTGGAGGCGCAGCAGAAAATCCCCGGCATCGCCGCCTATCTGGGCGATATGGGCTATGACACCGTGTTTTTTTACGGCGGGGACAGGCATTTCGAGGATATGTCCGGCTTTGAAATCAACAGCGGCTTCCGCGAGTTTTACGACTGCGCGGATTTCAGGAACCCGCGCCATAAAAACCCCATCGGCGTCTTTGACGAGGAGCTTTTTGAGAACGTAGACCGCGTCCTGCGCGGGCGCAAACAGCCGTTTTTCGCGGCGGTGATGACGCTTTCCAATCACGGCCCTTTCACGGTGCCGCCGGATTTCCCGGCGCGGCCCGGCGTCCCGCGCGAGCGGCTGGCTTTCCTGTATTCCGATTACGCGCTGGGGCGCTTTATCTCAATGGCGGAGAAAAGCCCGCATTACAAAAACACCGTCTTTATCATAACAGCCGACCATGCCGCATTCATAGAAGACTACGGCGCGGACAGGTTCCATATACCGCTGCTGTTCCTGTCGCCCATGCTCAAGTCCGCGCGCGACGGGCGGGTGGCCAGCCAGCTTGACCTGCCGGCAACGGTGCTTGAAATGTGCGGCGCGAAAATCAAAAGCGCGGACACGGCGTTCTGGGGACTGTCGCTGGCGCAGCGCAAAACCCGCGGCATGGCGTTCTTCCTGGACGACCCGTACTTCGGCGTCATCACAAGAGATGCCATGTATCGAGAGGGTTTTGAGGGCGGCGGATATGTCTACGATTTGAGCGGCGGACTTTCCCCCGCCGCTTTCCCGCAAGAATTGATAAACTATGCCCGCGGCATGAAAGAAGGCGGCGCGCAGTTGTTTTTCAGCCGTAAAGCCGCGTCAAAATGGAAGGAGGAGTGATGCGCCGGAAAATAGCGGTATACCCAGGAAGTTTCGACCCTGTTACAAACGGCCACATGGACATTATCCGCCGCGCAAGCGGCATTTTCAGCGAGATAGCGGTGGCCGTGCTTGTCAACCCCCACAAAACCGCGCTTTTCGACCGGGCCGAGCGGATGGACATGCTGCAACGCGCCGTCACGCCCTGGCCGAACGTGCGGGTGGACGCTTTCTCCGGCCTGCTGGTGGATTACATGCGCGCCAACGGTATAACCGTGGCGATAAGAGGCCTGCGCGCCGTCTCGGACCTGGAATACGAATTCCAGCTCGCCCACACCAACCGCATTCTCTACCCGGAGATGGAAACCGTTTTCCTGATGCCGGGCGAAAACTACGTATACCTTACCTCCTCCACGGTGCGCGAGGTGGCCTCGCTTGGCGGCTCGCTGGACAGTTGCGTGCCCGCCCATGTCGCGCAGGCGCTAAAAAACAAATTTGCAAAATGTTATTGACTCCCGCATAACCTGAAAGTTTCAGTTGGCACGAGGACCGAGACGGTGGATGGCGGGGACTGTTCGATGTAAAATTTCTCGCTGATAGCCGTAGCTAGCGGCGAGAAATTTTACACAAAAATGTCCCGCCGGCCGCCGCCGGATTCCGCTGTTCAACCGCGATTTCCGGATAACCAGGGAATTGCCCGTGCCGGCATGGGGAAGTTATTTGGGGCGTTCGTCGTATTTGAGGGCGTCGCGGTCTATGCCGGCAAGCTCGAATTCCTGTGAGGAATGTAAAGCTTTCTTGGGACAGCTGTCAACGCACTGGGCGCAGTAGATGCAGCGGCCCAGGTCTATCTCGCAGCGGAATTTGCGCGGCGCGGGCTTGGGGGCCTCGCCGGGAGCCGGAGCGGCTGCGGGCGCGGAGGCCGTTTCAACCTGTATGATATTGATGGCTTTGGCGGGGCAATCCTTCATGCACAGCTTGCAGCCGATGCACTGCTCCGGCGTGAAAAGTATTTTGCCGCGGAACTTGTCCTGGATTTTGGTTTTGACGAAGGGGTAGAGCACCGTCGCCGGTTTTTTCAGCAGATTGCGAATTACTTCGCCCAAAGCCCTTGCCGGTCTTGCCATATTATAAAAGCCCCTTTGCGATGATGTCCAGCAGCAGCTGGATTAGCGCCGCGGGCGCCAGTATCTGCCAGCAGAATTTTATCATCTGCTCTATGCGGATGCGCGCCATAAGCGCCTTCATCGTGGCCAGGAAAACCACCACCAGGCCCGCCTTCAGCGCGAAAACAACAAAGCCGCCGAAACCGCCAAGCCCCAGCGCGCCGCCCAGAAACACCGCGCTCACCAGCGCCGCGCCGACCACCATCTCCATATCCGTCGCCAGCAGCATGAAAGCCAGCAGCCTGCCGGAGTATTCGGTGAAGGCGCCGCCCACGATTTCGGTCTCGCCGTGGGGGATGTCAAAGGGAACGCGCTCCAGCTTGCCCTGCAGCGCGATAAGCGCGATTAAAAGCCCCGGTATGTTTACCAGCATCAGCGCGGGATGGTCCGTATAGAACGCCGCGATTTCCGTGATGCTTAAAGTCCCCGCCAGCACCGCCGGGCCGATGACCGCCAGCATCATCGGCACCTCGTAGGCGAAAAGCTGCGTCAGCACGCGCATTGAGCCGATTGCGGCGTACGGGCTGGTGGAACTCCAGCCCGCAAGAAAGAATGTGACCGTGGGGATGGTGAGCAGGTATATAACCGCTATCAGGTCGCCCTGGAAGGCGAAAGCGGCGCGTGTCCCCCACACCGGCAGCATCACCGAAGATGCCGCCACCGCCGCCACCGCAAACAGCGGCAGCGACAAAAACATCCGTTTGTCCGAGGCGTCCGGCACCACCACTTCCTTGGCCAGCAGCTTGATGAAATCCGCCGTCGGCTGGTACCAGGGCGGGCCTACGCGGTTCTGCATCAGGGCGTAGAGTTTGCGGTCCGCCCATTCCATGAACAACCCCGCCGTTGACAGAAACAGCAGTCCCGGAAACACCGCCACCGCGAACAAAGGATACGCTATGTCCATCTGTTGAACCTCGGTATCAGAGTTTTGAAAAGTCCACGCCGCGCGATTTCCAGCTTTCTATGCTTTTGCGGCGAAGCTCGGCCCAGTCCAGCGGCGCCGCGCCGTCTTTGCGCACGGCTATCGCCCGGTCGGTGCAGGAAAAGCACGGGTCTATCGCGGCGATTACAAGCGGCACGTCCGCCAGCCAGCCGCCCTCCAGCATGTAAGGCACGGAAGCGAAATTGGCCAGCGTTGGCGCGCGCACCTTCACGCGCGAGGGCTTTTCCGCGCCGTCGGATTTGACAAAATGTATATCCTCGCCGCGCGGCGCCTCGTAGCGGCACACGGCTTCGCCCGCCGGGATTTTGCGCGGCACCTTCACCGATACCGGCCCCTCCGGCAGGTTTTTAAGCAGCTGGCGGACCATTTTGATGGATTCCAGCAGCTCGAAAACGCGCACGAAAAGCCTGCCGAACACGTCGCAGGAATCGTGGGTGATGAGTTTGAAATCCAGCTCGCCGTAAAGCAGGTACGGGTCGTCCTTGCGGACGTCTTTGGCGACGCCGCTTGCGCGCGCCAGCGGGCCGACGGCGCAGCGTTTTAGCGCCTCTTCTTTAGGCAGCATGCCCACCTTGTGCGCGCGGGCAAGCACTGTCGGCTCCTCTGTGGCGAGCTTGATGTAATATTTGGTGCGCTCTTCAATGGCGTCCATGCGGGAAAGGATTTCCTTCGCCTGCTCCGCGCTGATGTCGCGCCGGACGCCGCCTATGGTGTTGATGCCGTAATGCACGCGGTTGCCGCTGATATTCTCCAGGCAGTCAAGCGAAAGCTCCCTGTCGCGCCAGGTGTACATGAACAACGTGTCAAAGCCGATTTCGTGGCCCGCCACGCCCAGCCAGAGCAGATGGCTGTGAATGCGCTCCAGCTCGCCCACCAGGGTGCGTATGGCCTGGCCGCGGCGCGGGACTTCAACGCCGGCGATTTCCTCCACCGCCATGCAAAAGCAGGTGGTGTGCGAATGCGAGCAGATTCCGCAGACCCGCTCTATAAGGTAGATATCCTGTATAAAGGTGCGGCTTTCTGCGGCTTTTTCAATGCCGCGGTGGTTGTAGCCCAGGCGCATAGTCGCGCCGGCGACCTCCTCGCCCTCAAGGCAGAGGAGGAAATTGCCCGGCTCTTTCAGCGCGGGGTGCTGCGGGCCGAGGGGAACCGTTATTTTTGGCATTTGTTCTCCTCCTGCGGGTAAAGCTGTTGCGGCGTCCAGGCCTTGCGAAGCGGATACTGGTTTTCCGGCCAGCCGTCCGGCAGCGGGTAGCGGTTGCCGGGGCGCAGGCCGGCGACTTTGGCGCCGAACATGTCAACCAGCTCGCGCTCGTAATCCTCCGCGCCGGGGAAAATATCTGTTATCGTGGGAAGCGAAACGTCCCCGGCGGGGACGGAGACGCGGAGCGTCAGCAAAAGCCCGCCTTTGGCGATGTGGTAGAGAAATTCAAATCCGCTTCCCGTGTCTATGCCGGTGATGGTGGAAAGGTGCGTGAACCCCTCGCCGTGCAGCCAGGAGATAATATCCCTCATGTTGGCGGCGGTGGTGGAAGCCCATACCCGCCGCGCGCGGACGGCTTTGACATCGGAAACCACGGCCCCGAATTTCGCTTCCAGCGCGGCTTTGAGCGCGTTTTCCTGTTCCATATTATTTGTCCAATGTGGAAAGCAATTTTACGACACCGTCTATGATAGCCTCCGGCCTGGCGGGGCAGCCGGGAATATAGGCGGAGACGGGTATGACCTTGTTCACCCCGCCGCAAACGTTGTAGCAGCCGTCAAACACCCCGCCGGAGCAGGCGCACGCGCCCACCGCGACGACGAATTTAGGCTCCGCCATCTGGGAGTATATCCGCTTGAGGCGGGCCTCAATCTGGCGGGTGACGGGGCCGCAGACCACCAGCACGTCGGCGTGGCGCGGCGTGCCCTTGAGCATCACGCCGAACCGCTCCACGTCAAAACGTGGGGTCAGCGCGTCCAGCACCTCAATATCGCAGCCGTTGCACGCGCCGGAGTTGAAGTGTATTATCCAAGGCGACTTGGCCCTGGCCCAGGTTACCACGCGGGTTATTGTTTTGTTCATGTTAGCCCACAAACAGCACGGCCAGCGCGACAGCGGTTACCATTATATAAACCGCGCCGGCGGTTACGGCCTCAAGCGCCTGCGCGCCGGACAGCGAGGCTATCATCAGCCCCGCCACATGCAGCACCGTGAAAAATATGGCGAAAGGAAAGAATGCGCCGTATTCCGGCTCCGGCTTTTTGAGCGGCACATTTTCGCCGCAGGCGTAGGGGAGGTTTTTGCCCTCGGTCTCCACCTTCGGATGGGCAAGGCGGCTTGCCAGCCGCGAAAACAGCCAGGTGAAAGCCAGCGCGAGAATGAACGCGACAGGCGGAACCAGCAGGTAGTCTGAAACTTCCATACCTCAATATTAGCAAATTTGGGCACACGGCGCGGATGGCTGCCCGGGTGCGGTTTTGAAGCGGCGGGTGTAAATCCTATAATCACGATATGGAGGGTTCATATGAAATTCCTGTTAATCGCGCTGTCCGCCGCGGGCGCGGCGCGGGCCGCCGTGGCTGAGCCGCCCGTGGCCGCAATCTCGCCTTACCGGCTGGAGAAATTCGGCGATGTCCGCATTGACAACTATTACTGGCTGCGCGACAGGGAAAACCCCGCCGTCCGCGCCTACCTTGAAGCCGAAAACAACTATGCCGACGCCGTGCTGGCCCCGCAGGCCGGCCTTGCCGGCAGGCTGTTTGAGGAGATGAAATCCCGCGTGAAGGAGACGGATTCCTCCGTCCCCTACCGGCTGAACGGCTATTATTACTACGAGCGTTACGAGAAAGACAGGCAGTATCCCATCCTCTGCCGCAAAAAAGGGAACCTTGACGCGCCGGAGGAAATAATCGCCGATGTCAACGAACTGGCGAAAGGGCATGATTATTACCTGGTGGCCGGGCCGCGCCCCAGCCCGGACGGCAATATAATCGCCTGGGGCGCCGACGACAGCGGCGACCGCGTCTACACCATATATTTCAAGGATATGCGCACCGGCAAAATGCTGGAGGACGCCATCAGCAACACCGGCGGGGATTTCGCCTGGGCCAATGACAATAAGACGCTGTTCTACGGCAGCCTGGACAAAACCCTCCGCGGCGACAGGATAATGCGACATATCCTCGGCTCCGCCGGGGACGCGGAAGTCTACGCGGAAAAAGACGAGACCTTTGAAGTTACGGTGTCAAAAAGCCTCAGCGATAAATACATTTTTATGCACACCGCCAACACCCTGAGCAGCGAATGCCTCTTGCTGGAGGCGGACAATCCCGGCGGCGCGTTCCGCGTGTTTGCGGCGCGCAGGCCTGGCGTGGAATACTCGGTTTATCACGGCGGCGGCTGTTTTTTCGTTCTCACAAACGACAATGCCGGCAATTTCCGCTTCTGCCGCGCGCCGGAGGATAAAACCTCCCCCGAAAACTGGAAAGACGCCGTCGCGGGCAGGGAAGATACGCTTATAGAGAGCGCCATTGTCTTTGACAGGTATTTCGCGCTGGGGGAAAAGCGAGGCGGCCTTTCGCTGCTGCATGTTTTTGACCGCGCCTCCGGGCGGGACGCCTACGCGCCTTTCCAGGAGCCAGCCTACACGGTGGCTTTGGGCGACAATGCGGAATACGGCTCGCCGCTGCTGCGCTTTGAATATGAATCGCCGGTTACGCCGCCGTCCGTGTACGATTACGATATGGCCTCCGGCTCGCGCGAGCTGAAAAAACGGGAGGAAGTCCCCGGCTATAACCCGGACGATTACCGGACGGAGCGCGTATTCGCCCCCGCCTCCGGCGGCGCGCAGGTGCCGGTTACGCTGCTTTACCGCCGGGATTTGAAACGGGACGGGACACATCCGCTGTTCATAACCGGCTACGGATCCTACGGCGACAATTATGACCCGGATTTTGAGGCCGCGCGCCTGCCGCTGCTGGACCGGGGGTTTGTGTTTGCCATCGCGCATATACGCGGCGGCAGCGAAATGGGCCGCCCGTGGTACGACAACGGACGGCAGCTTGGCAAGAAAAACACTTTCAACGACTTCATCGCCGCCACGGAGTTCCTCATAAAAGAAAAGTACTGCGCCCCCGGCCATGTCTATGCCGAGGGTGGCAGCGCCGGCGGCCTGCTTATGGGCGCAATCGCCAACATGAGGCCGGACCTATACAACGGCATAATCGCGCGCGTGCCCTTTGTGGATGTGATAACCACCATGCTGGACCCGTCCATCCCCCTTACCACCGGCGAGTACGACCAGTGGGGCAACCCCGGCGAGAAACAGTATTACGACTATATCCGAACCTATTCGCCGTACGACAATGTCAGGCCGCAGAAATATCCGGCGCTGCTGGTAACGGCGGGCTGGAACGATTCCCAGGTGGGCTACTGGGAGCCGGCCAAATGGGTGGCCAAGCTGCGCGCCGCCAATCCGGGCGGGCTGGCGCTGCTGAAAACCGAGATGAAAGCCGGCCATCACGCCAAGACCGGACGCTACGAGCAGCTGAAAAAAACCGCGTTTTACTACAGCTTCATATTCAAACTGGAGGGTGTTGACCGATGAGAACTCTCATTATCATAGCCGCGCTGCCGGCCCTGGCCGCGGCCATGCCGAACCCGGCTTCGGTAAACTGCCAACAACGCGGCGGCAGGCTGGAAATCAGGAAAGGCGATGCCGGGGAATACGGCGTCTGCATATTCGGCGAAGACCGCCAGTGCGAGGAATGGGCGCTGTTCCGGGGCGAATGCCCCGCCGGCGGGGTGGACATTTCCGCCGCCCGGACCGATATGGACAAACACTGCCTCCTAAGCGGCGGCAAACTGAAAGACAAAACCTGCGTTTATCCGGTCTGGGGCGGCTGCGCCCCGCTGGAGGGCGAGTATAAAGATTTGGACGGCTCCCGCGTGAAATTCGCTCCCGGGGACGCAAACTCCTGGAACGGCAAAAGCTTCCGCTGCTCGGTGGCGGTTGGCAAGGCGTCATGCAAAACGCTCAAGCTGGAAGGGGATGCGCCACTTTACGGCAGGCTGGATTTTACGCAATCCCCCGGCGGCATAAAGTTCTACGCGCCGGATTCGGACTGCTCCGGCAAGCCGCTGCGCGCGCTGAAACTCTCCAAAAAGGCGAAAAACCATCCGGCGGACGGCAAATCCGCGGACAAACGTTTTTTCAGCCGCCAGTAGCCTGAAAATTTCAGGTTACTGTTTTCAGCTTGCCGTGTACAATTTTATAAAAAGTCCTGGAAATCTGTGTGCAAAAACCAGCCCGGAAACAGCAGACGGACAGCGGAATTCGGAAGTGGCCGGCTGGACATTCCTGCGCAGAGCTATTCGTCGTCGGTGGTGAGGCCGTTGAAGAACTTCTCGTTCAATACCGTGCTGCGCGGGGGCAGGCGGGGGCCTGACCGCGCCGGCGGATGCCGCCAGTTGCGGGGAGCCAGCATGACGCCGGTGTTTAGCATTTTCTGGTCCTTTGAATAAATAACACCGCAGTCGCGTTTGCCAGGCATTTCAGGGCAGCCGAAGCTGTCAAAAACGGCATAGCGGTAGTCAAAACCGCCCAGCCCGGCGTCTTTTTTGCCCTGGGACGAGAAATACTTGAAGCCCACCACGGCGGAATTGTATTCCTTCTGCATTTCCCCGCGCTTGTTTATGTATCCCAGGAAAGCAACCGCATGTCCCGTGCCGTTTACGCGGTTGATGTTGACGAAAGCCCCGGGGGTCAGCTTTTCAAAAGGGATATGCTCGCCCATGCCGAAATTAACCAGCGCGTCCGCCGTGCCGTAGGAGTTGAACTCGGAATTCACCCAGATATGGCCTTTGAGGTCCTCGCGGTCCAGGCCCTCGTAGCTGTCAATGGGCAGATAATCGTAGACGGAGCTGTCGCCCGTTTCGGCGGCGTAAATCTGATACGCGGTCAGCATTACCTCCATTTGCGCGGCCACGCACATCGTCAGCGGGGGATTGGTCGCCTGTATAACCCCATAGCCGTCGTAGCGTATATTGTGGGTGAGGACGGAATGTATATCGTATCCCATCAGCCGGTAGCTGGCATAAAGTTTGCTTACTGCCTTGAGGATGTATGCGTTGAAATACCGGTCGCCGCGGCGGGCGGCGGCGGAATAATCCGCGGAAAAGCAGGTTCCGCATACAGAGAGGCCGATTACAAGCGCAAGTCTGCACATGACAGCGAGATTATACAGACTGGCGGGCCCGAAAGCAATGACTTCGCGCGCGAACTAAAACCGCGTGTGGAAATGTGTTGCCGGACGCCGGCTCCCGGCGATTTTTCAGGCGGGTTCTATCGGCGGAGGCGCTTGTGTTCAATCAGCTTCAGCCGCAGCAGGCTTCTGCGCAGCGAGGCCTCCACGGCGGCGATGTCCATGTCTTTTTCGGGGGAATCCAGCAGTTGCCTGGCTTTCTGCACGGCCTGGCGCTCGGCCTCGGCGTCTATCTCGCCGGCGAGGTCGGCGGCCTCGGCGAAAACCATCACCTCGTCCTTGTGGATTTCGGCAAAGCCGCCCATTATGCCGAAAGCCCCGTCCCCTGTTTGGGAAGTGTAGTGCAAAATTCCCTCTTTAAGCTGCACCAGCGCGCTGGCATGGCCGGGCAGCACGCCCAGCTCGCCGCCCCGGGCGGGCAGCGCGGCGAAATCCGCCGCACAGTCCAGCACGGGCTTTTCCGGCGTTACTATGACCAGTTTCAGCCTGCCGCTCATCTGGCCGCGCCCGCCGCTTTGGCGGCTTCAAGAACATCGTCTATCCCGCCGGCCATGAAGAAAGCCTGCTCCGGCACCGCGTCGTGCCTGCCTTCCACTATTTCGCGGAAGCCGCGTATGGTTTCGGGCAGCGTCACGTATTTTCCGGCGCGGCCCGTGAACTGCTCGGCCACGGAAAACGGCTGCGACAGAAAACGCTGCACCTTGCGCGCGCGGGAGACTGCCAGCTTGTCCTCTTCCGACAGTTCGTCTATGCCCAGTATGGCGATGATGTCCTGGAGCTCCTTGTAGCGCTGGAGAATTTTCTGCACGGCGCGCGCCGTCTCGTAATGCTCGGCGCCGACTATGTTGGGGTCCAGTATGCGCGAGGTGGACTCCAGCGGGTCCACCGCCGGATAAATGCCCAGCTCCGATATCTGGCGGGAAAGCACCGTGGTCGCGTCCAGATGGGTGAAGGTGGTGGCGACCCCGGGGTCGGTCAAATCATCCGCCGGGACGTAAATGGCCTGAATGGAGGTGATGGAGCCTTTGTCGGTTGAGGTGATTCTCTCCTGCAGCCAGCCCACTTCGGTGCCAAGGGTGGGCTGGTAGCCTACGGCGGAGGGCATTCTGCCCAGCAGCGCGGAAACCTCCGCATTTGCCAGCACGTAGCGGAACACGTTATCAATAAAAAGCAGCACGTCGCGGCCTTCCTCATCGCGGAAGTATTCGGCCTGGGTAAGCGCGGTAAGACCCACGCGGGCGCGCGCGCCGGGCGGCTCGTTCATCTGGCCGTAGACAAGCGCGGTCTTGGACAGCACCGTGCTTCCGTCGGAGAGCTTGGCCTGCTTCATGTCCAGCCACAAATCGTTGCCCTCGCGCGAACGCTCGCCCACCCCGCCGAAGACCGAGCAGCCGCTGTGCCGGCGCGCGACGTTGTTTATCAGCTCCATTATGACGACGGTTTTCCCCACGCCCGCCCCGCCGAACAGCCCGACCTTGCCGCCTTTCATGTACGGGGCCAGCAGATCCACCACTTTTATGCCGGTTTCAAAAATCTCCTGCGAGGTTGTCTGCGAGGCAAGCGGCGGCGGCGCGCGGTGAATGGGCAGTTTTTTATCCGCGTTGACCGGCCCCAGCCCGTCGCGCGGGTTGCCCAGCACGTCCAGCAGCCGGCCAAGGCAGGCCTTGCCCACCGGCACCGAAAGCGGCGCGCCGGTGTCGGATACCGCAAGGCCGCGGCGCAGCCCCTCGGTGGGGCCCAGCGCTATGGCGCGCACCACGTTGTCGCCCAGATGCTGCGCGGTCTCCAGCACCAGTTTTTCGCCGGAGGGCATCTCCGCCTCCAGCGAATTGTAAATCGCGGGCAGCTGCCCCGGCAGAAACTCTATATCCACCGCCGGCCCGATTATCTGCGCTATTTTGCCTGTATTCATAAAGCTCCTAGTTACTAAGGGCTTCCGCCCCGCCCACTATCTCGGAAATTTCCCGCGTTATCATCGCCTGCCGGGTGCGGTTGAGCTTGAGGGCCAGGTCGTCAATAAGTTCGCCGGCGTTCTTGTCGGCGGCGTCCATGGCGTTCATGCGGGCGGCAAGCTCCGCCGCCTGAGATTCCAGCAGGCAGCGGTAAAGCTGCGCCTTGACATGGCGCGGCAGCAGCGCCTCCAGCATGGCGGCGCGGCCGGGCTCAAATATGAAATCGTCGCGGAAGCCTTTGGCGCGGCTAGCCGCGCAATCCAGCGGCAGCAGCCGCTTTATCACGGCGCGCTGCGCGGCAAGCGAGACAAATTCGTTGTATATCACATGCAATTCCGACACCGCGCCGGACGAGACGGCAGCCAGCGCCGCGCGCCCCAGCAGCTCGGCATGGACATAACCCGCCTTGGGGAAAATGCCGGTGTTTTCATATGCGACGGAAACGCCGGGCATGGAAAGCCGGCGCAGATAGTCCCGCCCCTTTTTGCCGATTAAAAATAACTGCGCCCCGCGCCCGCGGTTTTCGCCCAGCCATTCAAGCGCGGCGCGGACGGCGTTGACGTTGAAAGACCCGCACAGCCCCTTGTCCGACGTGATTACCACCAGCCCCGCCGGGCGCGAGAGGTCCGCCTCGCCGCAGAAGCCGCGCATCGCCCCCTCCGCCGCGGCCAGATGGCCGGACACTTCGGAGAGCATTTCCTCCATCCTCGCGGCGAAAGGCCGGGCCGAAATTATGCCGTTTTGCGCCTTTTTCATGCGCGCCGAGGCCACCATTTTCATGGTGCGCATTATCTGGCGCGTAGCCCTGAACGATTTTATATTGCGCCTTATGTCGCGCAAAGATTCCATCAGCGCCCGCCTTCCAGGAATTTGGCGTAATCGGCGATGCCTTCGTCCAGGCTCCAGCGCGCCGCGAAACCGGACGTCTTTTTGGCCAGCGCGGTCGCCGCCTGGGTTTTGTTCTGGTAGAAGCTGTAGGGGTTTTTGAAATATTCCGGCTCCAGCCCGGTTTTCAGCGCGCGGTTGAGGCAGGAAATGACGCGGTTGAAAGTTTCCGGCCTGCCGGTTCCGGCATTTATGACGCAGCTTTTTTTAACCTTCAGCGCGGCCAGATTGGCGGCGGCGACGTCCTTTATATATATGAAATCGCGGCTCTGCTCGCCCGGGTGGAACACGCGCGGCCTTTTGCCCGATTTCATTTGCAGGTAAAGCTGGTATATCATGCTGGCGAATTTGCCTTTATAGCCTTCGCGCGGGCCGTAGACGTTGAAATAGCGCAGCCCGGCAAGCGTCATTTTAGGATTCGCCGCGGCAAACTCGCGCGCGACATTGTCCATCACCGCTTTTGAAAAGCTGTAGACGTTTTCCGGCGCGGGAACCGACGTTTCCTCCATCGGGCATTTGCCGTTGCCGTAAACCCCGGCGGAGGAGGCATACACCACCCGCTTTGCCCCGCGCTCTCTGGCGAAAGCCAGCGCGTTGCGGAAACCTTCCACGTTTACTTCCATCATAAGCCGCTGGTCCATGACGGTGGTGTCGGTTATCGCGGCCTCGTGGAACACCGCGTCGAAGCGGCCCGCGAAGCCGGCAAACGCGGCATAATCCCTTATGTCGCCCGCGCGGACATAGCCCCTGAAGCCTTCCAGATTCTTGAACCCGCCGGACGAAAAATTATCCAGCACGGCGACCGAATGGCCCGCCGCCTCCAGCTCCAGCGCGAGGTTGCTGCCCACAAACCCCGCCCCTCCGGTAACAAGACATCTCATAACGTTCTCCCCGGCGCGCTGCGCCGACCCCGTTACAGACTTTTC
It includes:
- a CDS encoding sulfatase-like hydrolase/transferase, with product MLKGLRTYFGLLARYVAIFFAARLVFFLVFSGGHHSGGDIAKAFFIGARLDLSISATLLCAAAFLATFAGFVRVFEWLLKPLVMLYMALLNATLSVLVAAEFPFYKEYSSRLNHLFFEYFDKPKELFVTILGIKYVALLFIAAPLVVWLAAAAGVRQSRKMFDRNRGEGFFSRIASLALIAGFTVLFIRGGFQNRPLNWGEAFFSPDNFMNQTALNGVFNLYADIQIFLEERALHVKPSGYFAPPEMAFKAVKDVSRYGVPAPKGDNPVALTKGTRPNVVMIFMESFAARYTGALGAKEPYTPEFDRLSKRGVLFTRFYGNGTRTSRGLAAALNSFPPMAGVNISKKVEAQQKIPGIAAYLGDMGYDTVFFYGGDRHFEDMSGFEINSGFREFYDCADFRNPRHKNPIGVFDEELFENVDRVLRGRKQPFFAAVMTLSNHGPFTVPPDFPARPGVPRERLAFLYSDYALGRFISMAEKSPHYKNTVFIITADHAAFIEDYGADRFHIPLLFLSPMLKSARDGRVASQLDLPATVLEMCGAKIKSADTAFWGLSLAQRKTRGMAFFLDDPYFGVITRDAMYREGFEGGGYVYDLSGGLSPAAFPQELINYARGMKEGGAQLFFSRKAASKWKEE
- the coaD gene encoding pantetheine-phosphate adenylyltransferase, whose product is MRRKIAVYPGSFDPVTNGHMDIIRRASGIFSEIAVAVLVNPHKTALFDRAERMDMLQRAVTPWPNVRVDAFSGLLVDYMRANGITVAIRGLRAVSDLEYEFQLAHTNRILYPEMETVFLMPGENYVYLTSSTVREVASLGGSLDSCVPAHVAQALKNKFAKCY
- a CDS encoding 4Fe-4S binding protein — its product is MARPARALGEVIRNLLKKPATVLYPFVKTKIQDKFRGKILFTPEQCIGCKLCMKDCPAKAINIIQVETASAPAAAPAPGEAPKPAPRKFRCEIDLGRCIYCAQCVDSCPKKALHSSQEFELAGIDRDALKYDERPK
- a CDS encoding complex I subunit 1 family protein, with amino-acid sequence MDIAYPLFAVAVFPGLLFLSTAGLFMEWADRKLYALMQNRVGPPWYQPTADFIKLLAKEVVVPDASDKRMFLSLPLFAVAAVAASSVMLPVWGTRAAFAFQGDLIAVIYLLTIPTVTFFLAGWSSTSPYAAIGSMRVLTQLFAYEVPMMLAVIGPAVLAGTLSITEIAAFYTDHPALMLVNIPGLLIALIALQGKLERVPFDIPHGETEIVGGAFTEYSGRLLAFMLLATDMEMVVGAALVSAVFLGGALGLGGFGGFVVFALKAGLVVVFLATMKALMARIRIEQMIKFCWQILAPAALIQLLLDIIAKGLL
- a CDS encoding nickel-dependent hydrogenase large subunit; protein product: MPKITVPLGPQHPALKEPGNFLLCLEGEEVAGATMRLGYNHRGIEKAAESRTFIQDIYLIERVCGICSHSHTTCFCMAVEEIAGVEVPRRGQAIRTLVGELERIHSHLLWLGVAGHEIGFDTLFMYTWRDRELSLDCLENISGNRVHYGINTIGGVRRDISAEQAKEILSRMDAIEERTKYYIKLATEEPTVLARAHKVGMLPKEEALKRCAVGPLARASGVAKDVRKDDPYLLYGELDFKLITHDSCDVFGRLFVRVFELLESIKMVRQLLKNLPEGPVSVKVPRKIPAGEAVCRYEAPRGEDIHFVKSDGAEKPSRVKVRAPTLANFASVPYMLEGGWLADVPLVIAAIDPCFSCTDRAIAVRKDGAAPLDWAELRRKSIESWKSRGVDFSKL
- a CDS encoding NADH-quinone oxidoreductase subunit C → MEQENALKAALEAKFGAVVSDVKAVRARRVWASTTAANMRDIISWLHGEGFTHLSTITGIDTGSGFEFLYHIAKGGLLLTLRVSVPAGDVSLPTITDIFPGAEDYERELVDMFGAKVAGLRPGNRYPLPDGWPENQYPLRKAWTPQQLYPQEENKCQK
- a CDS encoding NADH-quinone oxidoreductase subunit B family protein — protein: MNKTITRVVTWARAKSPWIIHFNSGACNGCDIEVLDALTPRFDVERFGVMLKGTPRHADVLVVCGPVTRQIEARLKRIYSQMAEPKFVVAVGACACSGGVFDGCYNVCGGVNKVIPVSAYIPGCPARPEAIIDGVVKLLSTLDK